A single region of the Candidatus Stygibacter australis genome encodes:
- a CDS encoding ATP-binding protein: IKMKCDEELLRINVHNNGEPIPDELLDKIFEPYFTTRGRSGTGLGLHICRFIIENEYHGRMSVTNKDDGVEFILKIPTAIPQDDDN, encoded by the coding sequence AATAAAAATGAAATGTGATGAGGAACTTCTAAGAATCAATGTTCATAACAATGGAGAGCCGATCCCTGATGAATTATTGGATAAAATTTTTGAACCTTATTTTACCACCAGAGGAAGATCAGGCACAGGATTAGGTCTTCATATTTGCCGATTTATAATAGAAAATGAGTATCATGGCAGGATGAGTGTGACTAATAAGGATGACGGTGTAGAATTTATTCTAAAAATCCCTACAGCAATTCCTCAGGATGATGATAATTAA
- the mraY gene encoding phospho-N-acetylmuramoyl-pentapeptide-transferase → MFYHLFDPLSNSEFFGLNLFNVFRYITFRSVMAFITGLIYTLTVGPLIIKKIKEKQALEIISDYLMDIGHREKANTPSMGGIIFLSGVLVTSLLWNNLTNHYILLMYLVTIWLGGLGFLDDYLKNIKKEKQGLIARYKFLGQIILGFFVAMVLISSPVDKSTITTICIPFFKSVSLNIFWIFIPFTVLMIVGTSNGTNLTDGLDGLATGTISIALLGLGTMSYIKGNFINAEYLNLEFIPQAGELTVFISALVGSLLGFLWFNCKPAQIFMGDTGALALGGQLAVISIILREEIFFLIIGGIFVVESLSSLIQIRYFQYTRKKYGKGRWFFKMAPLHHHYQKKGFSEDKIVVRFWIIALLLLAIGLSTIKLR, encoded by the coding sequence ATGTTTTATCATTTGTTTGATCCTCTATCAAACAGCGAGTTTTTTGGATTAAACCTTTTCAACGTTTTCAGATATATCACATTTAGATCAGTTATGGCGTTTATTACTGGACTTATTTATACTCTTACGGTTGGTCCCTTAATCATAAAAAAGATCAAAGAAAAGCAGGCTTTGGAAATTATCAGTGATTATCTCATGGATATTGGACACAGGGAAAAAGCTAATACACCTTCAATGGGCGGGATTATTTTTCTCAGCGGGGTACTAGTAACTTCTTTATTATGGAATAATCTCACAAATCACTATATACTGCTTATGTATCTGGTAACTATCTGGTTGGGAGGACTGGGATTTCTGGATGATTATCTTAAAAATATCAAAAAGGAAAAGCAGGGATTGATCGCCCGGTATAAATTTCTGGGACAGATCATACTGGGATTTTTTGTCGCTATGGTGCTTATCAGTAGTCCCGTCGATAAAAGCACAATTACAACTATCTGTATTCCTTTTTTTAAAAGCGTGAGTCTGAATATATTCTGGATTTTTATACCCTTCACTGTACTGATGATAGTGGGTACGTCCAATGGAACAAATTTAACTGACGGACTGGATGGACTTGCTACAGGAACAATATCTATTGCCTTACTTGGGCTGGGTACAATGTCATATATTAAGGGAAATTTTATCAATGCAGAATATCTTAATCTGGAATTCATCCCGCAGGCTGGAGAACTAACCGTTTTTATTTCTGCCCTGGTTGGCTCTTTACTGGGATTTTTGTGGTTTAATTGTAAACCAGCTCAGATATTTATGGGAGATACTGGTGCCCTTGCTTTAGGGGGTCAGCTTGCCGTTATTTCCATCATCCTTCGTGAAGAGATATTCTTTTTGATCATCGGTGGCATTTTCGTTGTGGAATCATTGTCATCTCTAATTCAGATCAGATATTTCCAGTACACCAGGAAAAAATATGGCAAAGGACGCTGGTTCTTCAAAATGGCTCCTTTGCATCATCATTATCAAAAGAAAGGTTTTTCCGAAGATAAGATAGTTGTCCGTTTCTGGATCATAGCTTTGCTGCTGCTGGCTATTGGACTTTCTACAATCAAACTTCGCTAG
- the ppdK gene encoding pyruvate, phosphate dikinase — protein MEKKRVYLFGGGAAEGKTEMKNLLGGKGANLAEMNLIGVPVPAGFTITTEVCTEYNKLGHKEVQKLLWDELGTGIKHIEKIMAKKFGDKANPLLISVRSGARVSMPGMMDTVLNLGLNDDVVAGLAAKSGNERFAWDSYRRFVQMYGDVVLGMKPDNKNDIDPFELIIEEMKEARKVELDTELTTEDLKILVDQFKKAVKAKTGHDFPTDPWEQLWGAITAVFDSWNNDRAKLFRNMHKFSHDWGTAVNIQAMVYGNMGKNSATGVAFTRDAGTGEDLFNGEYLIDAQGEDVVAGTRTPQEISRIGSERWAALAAVSEEERAANYPSLEETMPRLYKELVEVETKLENHYSDMQDLEFTIEDGRLWLLQTRTGKRTGSAMVRMAIEMLAEGMIDEKTALMRVEPNKLDELLHPVFDLDALKKANIIGKGLPASPGAATGQIVFMAEDAVEWAEAGKKVILVRIETSPEDLAGMNKAEGILTARGGMTSHAAVVARGEGKCCVSGAGSIKINYKAKTMTCNGVVYKEGDWISLNGSKGEIYEGKILTRIPEVSENFSKLMKMCNKYTRMYVRTNADTPKDSRIAREYGAQGIGLTRTEHMFFEGERIMAMREMILSEDVAGRRKALAKLLPYQREDFEGIFTAMDGFGVTIRLLDPPLHEFVPHETKNQQELADKMGISLADVQQKVHDLAEFNPMLGHRGCRLGNTYPEITEMQARGIIEAAVNVKAKGVDVHPEIMVPLIGKIEEFEMQEKIIRATAEKVFAEKGVRVDYLVGTMIEIPRAALTANLIAEKADFFSFGTNDLTQMTFGYSRDDAGKFLKVYLENGILKDDPFAVLDQEGVGQLVEMGTRLGRAVNPELKVGICGEHGGEPASVKFCHRVGMNYVSCSPFRVPIARLAAAQAAIEDIK, from the coding sequence ATGGAAAAGAAGCGAGTATATCTCTTTGGCGGAGGAGCTGCCGAGGGTAAGACTGAAATGAAAAACCTTCTTGGTGGAAAAGGAGCAAATTTAGCTGAGATGAATTTGATCGGTGTACCTGTTCCTGCCGGATTTACAATAACTACTGAAGTATGCACTGAATATAATAAATTAGGCCATAAAGAAGTGCAGAAGCTTTTATGGGATGAATTAGGAACTGGAATCAAACATATAGAAAAGATCATGGCCAAGAAATTTGGTGATAAAGCCAATCCTCTATTGATCTCAGTACGTTCCGGAGCTCGGGTATCAATGCCGGGAATGATGGATACAGTACTCAATCTGGGACTTAATGATGATGTAGTGGCAGGACTGGCAGCCAAAAGTGGAAATGAGCGTTTTGCCTGGGATAGCTATCGCAGATTCGTGCAGATGTATGGCGATGTGGTACTGGGAATGAAGCCGGATAATAAAAATGATATAGATCCTTTTGAACTTATAATTGAAGAGATGAAAGAAGCGAGAAAAGTGGAACTGGATACTGAATTGACCACAGAAGACCTGAAAATACTGGTTGACCAATTCAAAAAAGCAGTTAAAGCTAAGACAGGTCATGACTTCCCAACCGATCCCTGGGAACAGCTCTGGGGAGCAATCACAGCGGTATTTGACAGTTGGAATAATGACAGAGCTAAATTATTCCGTAATATGCATAAATTTTCCCATGACTGGGGAACAGCAGTAAATATCCAGGCTATGGTTTATGGCAATATGGGTAAAAACTCCGCAACTGGAGTAGCTTTTACACGTGATGCAGGGACTGGTGAAGACCTTTTTAATGGTGAATACCTGATAGATGCTCAAGGTGAAGATGTGGTAGCCGGAACCAGAACTCCCCAGGAGATTTCCCGGATAGGTAGTGAACGCTGGGCAGCCCTGGCAGCAGTATCAGAAGAAGAACGTGCAGCTAATTATCCTTCACTTGAAGAAACCATGCCAAGATTATATAAAGAACTTGTGGAAGTGGAAACCAAACTGGAAAATCATTATTCTGACATGCAGGATCTGGAATTCACAATCGAAGATGGACGCTTATGGTTACTGCAAACGCGTACTGGTAAGCGTACCGGTTCTGCAATGGTGCGCATGGCAATTGAAATGCTGGCTGAAGGTATGATCGATGAAAAAACAGCACTCATGCGTGTGGAGCCTAATAAACTTGATGAGCTTCTGCATCCTGTATTTGATCTGGACGCTTTGAAGAAGGCAAATATTATCGGTAAGGGTTTACCTGCCTCTCCTGGCGCAGCAACCGGACAGATAGTATTCATGGCAGAAGATGCAGTAGAATGGGCAGAAGCCGGTAAGAAAGTTATCCTTGTGCGTATAGAGACCTCACCGGAAGACCTGGCAGGGATGAATAAAGCAGAAGGGATTTTAACTGCCCGTGGCGGTATGACTTCTCATGCAGCCGTGGTAGCCAGAGGAGAAGGCAAATGCTGTGTATCCGGTGCCGGCAGTATAAAGATCAATTATAAAGCCAAAACAATGACCTGTAACGGCGTAGTATATAAAGAAGGCGACTGGATATCATTAAATGGCTCTAAGGGCGAGATATATGAAGGCAAGATACTAACCCGTATTCCTGAAGTAAGTGAAAATTTCAGCAAACTGATGAAAATGTGTAATAAATATACCCGCATGTATGTGCGGACAAATGCCGATACACCAAAGGACAGCAGAATTGCCAGAGAATATGGTGCACAGGGGATTGGACTTACCAGAACAGAGCACATGTTCTTTGAAGGCGAACGCATCATGGCAATGCGTGAAATGATACTTTCTGAAGATGTGGCAGGACGCCGTAAGGCACTGGCAAAACTTCTGCCCTACCAGCGAGAAGATTTTGAAGGGATATTTACTGCTATGGACGGTTTTGGGGTAACAATACGACTTCTGGATCCTCCCCTGCATGAATTTGTACCTCATGAAACTAAGAACCAGCAGGAACTGGCTGATAAGATGGGTATCAGTCTGGCAGATGTTCAGCAGAAAGTGCACGATCTGGCAGAATTTAATCCTATGCTGGGACATCGTGGCTGCCGTCTGGGAAATACCTATCCGGAAATTACTGAGATGCAGGCTCGTGGTATCATTGAAGCAGCAGTAAATGTGAAAGCAAAAGGCGTGGATGTTCATCCTGAGATCATGGTTCCTCTGATCGGCAAGATCGAGGAATTTGAGATGCAGGAAAAGATCATCCGTGCAACAGCTGAGAAAGTTTTTGCTGAAAAAGGTGTTCGGGTAGATTATCTTGTGGGAACTATGATTGAAATTCCCCGGGCAGCACTTACTGCTAACCTGATAGCTGAAAAAGCAGATTTCTTTAGCTTCGGAACAAATGATCTCACTCAGATGACTTTTGGATACAGTCGTGATGATGCCGGGAAATTCCTGAAGGTATATCTGGAAAATGGAATTTTAAAAGATGATCCGTTTGCTGTACTTGATCAGGAAGGTGTTGGTCAATTAGTGGAAATGGGAACTCGTTTAGGCAGAGCTGTCAATCCTGAATTGAAAGTGGGCATCTGTGGAGAGCATGGTGGAGAACCAGCCAGCGTGAAATTCTGTCATCGCGTGGGTATGAACTATGTGAGCTGTTCACCATTCCGCGTTCCAATAGCACGTCTGGCAGCAGCTCAGGCAGCCATTGAGGACATTAAGTAA
- a CDS encoding nucleotidyltransferase family protein, with protein MKAFILAAGKGTRLLPLTMKLPKPLIPVNGIPLLCYALARLKQAGIKELIINTCYLGEMIADFLDHHHNFGFDIYLSEETELLGTGGGISQCRDLLKEPFLLINADIICDINFSDLINFHEHNRDNSILAVSASGKPTVAVENDQVIDFSNLRCTGLIDSYAYTGSALLTPEIFQYLPSGCSSLVTSGFIPLSAAGHLNDWTHKGWWLDVGTQQRLLDAERFLETKKDIFKLFTSLKIDPDQGYLNWIFRNSLEV; from the coding sequence ATGAAAGCTTTTATTCTGGCAGCAGGTAAGGGCACGCGACTTTTGCCACTTACTATGAAACTCCCTAAACCTTTGATCCCGGTAAATGGGATTCCTCTCTTATGCTATGCTCTTGCCAGATTGAAACAGGCTGGAATCAAAGAATTGATCATTAATACCTGCTATCTGGGTGAAATGATAGCAGATTTCTTGGATCATCATCATAATTTTGGCTTTGATATCTATTTATCTGAAGAAACCGAATTGCTGGGAACCGGGGGTGGTATCTCACAATGCCGGGACTTACTTAAAGAACCATTTTTACTAATAAATGCTGATATAATTTGCGATATTAATTTCTCTGATCTGATAAATTTTCATGAGCATAACAGGGATAATTCCATCCTGGCAGTATCTGCATCAGGTAAACCAACAGTAGCTGTAGAGAATGATCAGGTGATAGATTTCAGTAATTTAAGGTGTACTGGTTTGATTGATAGCTATGCCTATACAGGCAGTGCTCTGCTGACTCCGGAGATATTTCAGTATCTGCCTTCTGGATGTTCTTCTTTAGTAACTTCAGGATTTATCCCTCTTTCAGCCGCAGGGCATCTCAATGATTGGACACATAAAGGCTGGTGGCTGGATGTGGGTACGCAGCAGCGATTATTGGATGCAGAAAGATTTTTAGAGACAAAAAAAGATATATTTAAATTATTTACCAGCTTGAAAATTGATCCTGATCAGGGTTATCTGAACTGGATATTCCGAAATTCTTTGGAGGTATAA